The window CGCGGACGTCGGTCCAGGCGCGGAGGTCGTCCTCCAGGGCCTCGAAGCGGTCGGGCCCGACCCCGCGGTCACCGGCGGCGTGGCCCTCGCCACCGAGGACGGCGATCCCGTCCACCAGCGCCCACGAGCGGGTCGGGGAGCCGGCGGTGATGGCGAGGGTCTGTCCGGTGTCCCCGGCGAGGGGACCGGCGACGCAGTAGGAGCGCTTGGCCTCCAGTCGCGCGAAGTACAGGCCGCGGTCGAACATCGGGTAGTGCGCGGCGACCACGACGTGGCGCGCGGTGATCTCGGCGTGCTCGGTGCGTGCCCGGTACGGGTCGCCGCCGCGCAGGCCGGCGACGCGGCTGTCCTCGAACAGGCGCGCCCCGGCGGCCTGGGCGGCGCGCAGCAGACCGCGGACGTACCGGACCGGGTGCAGCGTCAGCTGGTCCTCGAGCACGACGGCGCCGTAGCAGGGCAGGGGAGCGTCGACCGAGTCCGCGCGGGTGACGCGCAGCCCGGCGGCCCGGGCGGCCTGCAGCTCCTGCTCGATCGAGGGGACGTCGTCGACGGAGCCGGCCACGGTCGCGGCGGGCCGGCGGGACAGCCCGGCGTCGGGGGCGAACTGTTCGGCGAGCTCGGCCACGGTCGCGACGCCGGCGAGGTTGGCGGCCGCGTACGACGCCGCGGTGTCGGCGCCGTGACGGCGCGTCAGGGTCGTGTAGATGGTGCCCTGCAGTGCCGACACCTTCGCGGTGTTCAGCCCCGAGGTGCCGCTGACCGCGGTCGCGGCCTCGCAGATCACGACGTCGAGCCCGGCGCG of the Sporichthya polymorpha DSM 43042 genome contains:
- a CDS encoding FAD-dependent oxidoreductase, translated to MTTVSATGSPWLADTTRTAPPASGAIACDVLVIGAGITGVTTALLLARAGLDVVICEAATAVSGTSGLNTAKVSALQGTIYTTLTRRHGADTAASYAAANLAGVATVAELAEQFAPDAGLSRRPAATVAGSVDDVPSIEQELQAARAAGLRVTRADSVDAPLPCYGAVVLEDQLTLHPVRYVRGLLRAAQAAGARLFEDSRVAGLRGGDPYRARTEHAEITARHVVVAAHYPMFDRGLYFARLEAKRSYCVAGPLAGDTGQTLAITAGSPTRSWALVDGIAVLGGEGHAAGDRGVGPDRFEALEDDLRAWTDVRDVPYRWSAQDPVSADHLPMIGPYVPGSNSLWVATAYGKWGLSNGTVAAGILTDLVMGRQSPYGETFRPTRFNLRSAHSFARLQAKVGADIVGDRLRPGEVSSPDAVEPGTAAVVRSGHKQVGVYRDEAGAAHCVSLRCTHLGCLVRFNAAETSWDCPCHGSRFDVDGNVLEGPAVHPLARESL